One genomic segment of Occultella kanbiaonis includes these proteins:
- a CDS encoding diaminopimelate epimerase yields MTSPVAAPVHTFVKGHGTGNDFLLYADPDGAAPLSTSEVAALADRHTGIGADGVIRAVRSAAITEGADRAAGREPAALWFMDYVNADGSVAEMCGNGIRVFVAFLRHAGLLALDDGDTVQVATRAGVLGVRREGRDYAADLGRWSAPGGDAALAQGFDASVGVAGLAEPRPGLRLDLPNPHTVIALEDTEQLEVLDLTRAPIVDPAPARGTNVEFVVPLGDREVDIVDSTGAVVGSKTVGVVRMRVYERGVGETLSCGTGACAAALAVRNWFGEGAPQEWIVQVPGGELRVRMLPDDHVELAGPAELVGTVTAL; encoded by the coding sequence GCCGACCCCGACGGCGCGGCCCCGCTCAGCACGAGCGAGGTGGCCGCGCTCGCCGACCGGCACACCGGCATCGGCGCGGACGGCGTGATCCGCGCCGTGCGCAGCGCCGCGATCACCGAGGGCGCCGACCGGGCGGCCGGGCGGGAACCGGCGGCACTGTGGTTCATGGACTACGTGAACGCCGACGGCTCGGTCGCCGAGATGTGCGGCAACGGGATCCGGGTGTTCGTCGCGTTCCTGCGCCACGCCGGGCTGCTCGCCCTCGACGACGGCGACACGGTCCAGGTCGCCACCCGGGCCGGCGTGCTGGGCGTGCGTCGCGAGGGCAGGGACTACGCGGCGGACCTGGGCCGGTGGAGCGCACCCGGCGGCGACGCCGCACTCGCGCAGGGCTTCGACGCCAGCGTCGGGGTGGCCGGGCTCGCCGAGCCCCGCCCGGGCCTACGCCTGGACCTGCCGAACCCGCACACCGTGATCGCCCTCGAGGACACCGAACAGCTCGAGGTCCTGGACCTCACCCGGGCGCCGATCGTCGACCCCGCGCCCGCGCGCGGCACGAACGTGGAGTTCGTGGTGCCGCTCGGCGACCGCGAGGTGGACATCGTCGACAGCACCGGTGCCGTGGTGGGCTCGAAGACGGTCGGTGTGGTTCGGATGCGGGTGTACGAGCGCGGCGTGGGGGAGACGCTCTCCTGCGGTACCGGTGCCTGCGCGGCCGCGCTCGCGGTGCGCAACTGGTTCGGCGAGGGCGCTCCGCAGGAGTGGATCGTGCAGGTTCCCGGCGGCGAGCTGCGGGTTCGGATGCTGCCCGACGACCACGTCGAGCTCGCCGGACCGGCCGAGCTCGTCGGCACCGTCACCGCCCTCTGA
- a CDS encoding dihydrofolate reductase family protein, whose translation MTVLIYSATMSLDGFIAGPGGDMSWLAPYTAPDPAADELAARTGALLVGNTTFGGDDPNRGTDAEGAFGGTWHGPQFVLTHRRPDAGPPDVTFTDDLRWAVAAARAAAGAKDVNVLGADVARQCLELGLLDEVVVFVVPVLLGDGVRLFDHPGGHPVRLEHVARGIGEESTHLRLRVVRD comes from the coding sequence ATGACCGTCCTGATCTACTCGGCGACGATGTCGCTCGACGGATTCATCGCGGGGCCGGGAGGAGACATGTCCTGGTTGGCTCCGTACACCGCCCCCGATCCCGCCGCCGACGAGCTCGCGGCCCGGACCGGGGCGCTCCTGGTCGGCAACACCACCTTTGGCGGGGACGACCCGAACCGCGGCACCGACGCCGAGGGGGCGTTCGGTGGCACCTGGCACGGCCCACAGTTCGTGCTCACCCATCGCCGGCCGGACGCCGGGCCGCCGGACGTGACGTTCACCGACGACCTCCGCTGGGCGGTCGCGGCGGCCCGGGCTGCGGCGGGCGCGAAGGACGTCAACGTGCTCGGCGCCGACGTCGCGCGGCAGTGCCTGGAACTCGGGCTGCTCGACGAGGTGGTCGTGTTCGTGGTCCCGGTGCTGCTCGGCGACGGCGTCCGGCTCTTCGACCACCCCGGCGGCCACCCGGTCCGTCTCGAACACGTCGCCCGGGGTATCGGCGAGGAGTCGACCCACCTGCGGCTGCGGGTGGTCCGGGACTGA
- a CDS encoding class I SAM-dependent methyltransferase, giving the protein MSHYFSTTPSGPDRRREIDVALRGRRVRLETAAGVFSGDRLDPGTTVLLDTVDDPPATGTLLDLGCGWGPIAIAMALASPGARVLAVDVNERALALTADNAARLGLENVQTYLPEELLATEPDLRVDELWSNPPIRIGKAALHEILRTWLPRLTPGARAQLVVQRNLGSDSLQRWIAAELDRDVTRLTSVNGFRVLTVH; this is encoded by the coding sequence GTGTCCCACTACTTCTCGACCACACCGAGCGGCCCCGACCGGCGGCGGGAGATCGACGTCGCACTCCGGGGACGGCGGGTGCGACTGGAGACCGCGGCCGGGGTCTTCTCGGGCGATCGCCTGGACCCGGGCACCACGGTGCTGCTGGACACCGTTGATGATCCGCCCGCCACCGGCACCCTCCTCGACCTGGGCTGCGGGTGGGGCCCGATCGCGATCGCGATGGCCCTCGCCTCCCCCGGTGCGCGCGTGCTCGCGGTGGACGTCAACGAGCGGGCCCTCGCGCTCACGGCGGACAACGCGGCGCGGCTCGGCCTCGAGAACGTCCAGACGTACCTGCCCGAGGAACTGCTCGCCACCGAGCCGGACCTGCGCGTCGACGAGCTCTGGTCGAACCCGCCCATCCGGATCGGCAAGGCGGCGCTGCACGAGATCCTGCGGACCTGGCTGCCGCGGCTGACCCCGGGTGCCCGCGCGCAGCTGGTGGTGCAGCGCAACCTCGGCTCGGACTCGCTGCAGCGGTGGATCGCGGCGGAGCTGGACCGGGACGTGACCCGCCTGACGAGCGTGAACGGGTTCCGGGTCCTGACCGTGCACTGA